The segment acactgacttccacaatggttgaactagtttacagtcccaccaacaatgtaaaagttttcctatttctccacatcctctccagcacctgttgtttcctgactttttaatgatcgccattctaactggtgtgagatggtatctcattgtggttttgatttgcatttctctgatggccagtgatgatgagcattttttcatgtgttttttggctgcataaatgtctccttttgagaagtgtctgttcatatcctttgcccactttttgatggggttgtttgtttttttctggtaaatttgtttgagttcattgtagattctggatattagccctttgtcagatgagtaggttgcaaaaattttctcccattctgtaggttgcctgttcactctgatggtagtttcttttgctgtgcagaagctctttagtttaattagattccatttgtcaactttggcttttgttgccattgcttttggtgttttagacatgaagtccttgcccatgcctatgtcctgaatggtattgcctaggttttcttctagggtttttatggttttaggtctaacatttaagtctttaatccatcttgaattaatttttgtataaggtgtaaggaagggatccagtttcagctttctacatatggctagccagttttcccagcaccatttattaaatagggaatcctttacccattgctggtttttgtcaggtttgtcaaagatcagatagttgtagatatgtggcattatttctgagggctctgttctgttccattggtctatatctctgttttggtaccagtaccatgctgtaaccaaacaattttttaaagggaagttcatcaaatgcttttttgccaaccaaaaaaaaaaaaagaagtaaaaaagatagacaatcttttctttaaaaaatgtttcttttctaattgttttcttttctaaaaacatAAGTCTATATGCCAAAGATAAAGCTTTGATGACTGTACACACCCTGTCTTCTTCCATAGTAGCTGTTATTACTGCTGAGCCTTCTGAAAAGTGTTTAAGGAGTGATAACAAGGGACCCTAGAGAATCTGAGACTTTTCGTTGCTAAACAAAAAATCAGAACCACGCTTGAGATGTTATACTACTAAGACAACAAGAACATTTGTCTCATATCAAACAAGAGACAGGGTCTGCTAACTGCAGTGATGGCCAGAAGAGACAGCCTGCAAGTCTAGTTCATCCTTACGAAGAAAACAGGATCTGAAAAAAACTCACACCTCGAAATCATCTCTTCTGTGTGATGGGATAAGAGAAAAACCGAGGGCAAAATGCAAATTCACATGCAACTAGAAATCACAACTAAAAATCTATAATGTATGATATGTGCTAGGCTTTACAATAAGAGTCTATGAGAAACAGCTTACTTCCTACCAGCCAGGACAAAATATTCGCACACTGTTATACAAACAAATCTTCCTAGCCATACGGTAGTTCCCTCTGATACAGCACTCTGGGCAGAGAGCAATAAACAAAATCCAGACAGGAAGTAGCCAGCAAGAATAAATGGCAGAGCTTTCTGGCAGTATCTTCCTGTAGAGAAACAAGAgacagctttttattttaataaaattatcttaGAACCCAGGCCCTAAAATTACTTATTAATATGATTCCCCACAGAGGTGGGGAAGTTATAAATGAGGTTGTAGTGTTTTGGCTCCATTCCTAGAGTCAACATCATGAAGTGAACTCTATTTACTGACCACTGACAACTCCAGAATCAAATTCCCATCCAGAATGAACAATTTTGACCTACCCCCTAGTGGGTGCCCTTTCTGAAGCCTTTTCTCATTTTAAGGCATATGGATTTGTGCTAACGGAAATTCCACGTAAAAATTTCAACCTACCAAAATGAGTGCATTCTTTCCACAGAAGAATGTTTGAAGAAACTACAGTTGCTTTTAAGTTAAGATTgacaggtcaggcatggtggctcatgcctgtaattccagcactttgggagaccgaggcgggtggatcagttgaggccaggagttcaagactaatctgcccaatatggtgaaaccctgtctctaataaaaatattaaaaattagccaggcatggtggagcacacctgtaattccagttacttgggaggctgagacaggagaatcgctttaacccaggaggcagaggttgcagtaagccgagatcacgccactgcactccagcctgggaaacacagtgagactctttttcaaaaacaaaaacaaaaaactttaacaATACATTCAAAATTTACTTTCCTAACATGGATATCTAAACAATACATTAAGCAAGATACCATATTGCATGATATGCTCTGGTGCTGTCTGTGAATAATAATGCCTCTTTAAAAGGTGTTGTGTCTTCCCTGCACTGGGCCCAGCTCTCCTGCCACAGCCCCTCACCCCCTGAAAATGTACACCTGCTCTAAGTTCGTCTCCACTCCCTCCTTGGTCAAGAGCGCCTCACAGCTGCTAAGCCATCTGCTACCTGCAGTGGTGCTGAAACGACCAGAGACACTGACAGGTGAGAACCTCAGCAGCTTGGCAGTCTCACGTCCCCTTACCTCACTTGTCCCTGGCCGCAGCTTGGAAAGCAGCGCCATTTCAAGGGACATCGACACAACAGCCAAGTTCATTGGGGCTGGGGCCGCCACAGTTGGGGTGGCGGGCTCTGGGGCTGGGATTGCGACTGTGTTTGGGAGCCTCATCATTGGTTATGCCAGGAACCCTTCTCTGAAACAACAGCTCTTCTCCTACACCATTCTAGGCTTTACCCTCTAGGAAACCATGGGGCTCTTTTGCCTGATGGTGGCCTTTCTCATCCTCTTCCCCATGTGAAGCAGCTGTCTCCACCTCCCATATTTCTTTCTCCCATGTCTTGTCAGCCCTGTATGTTTCTTTTCCTGCACCTCCCCAGATGGCCTGGGGAACATGGTTGGCTCAGGGTTTGATAgaggaaagacaaatactgtattaataagaaaaagaaaaaaaaaaggtgtcaaGTTTGAATTTGCCTGAAAGCCACAGCAGTACAGGAACACTGAAGGGCAAATGTCACTATTCCAGTGTAGCAGAGGCTCCTAGCTGTCTCCCCAGTATCCATCTTCTCTCTCCTCTATAGTAACAGAAGCCTTAGCTAGGCACATGGCTGCCTCCCTAAAGATTACATTTCCCAGCCTGCCTTGTAGAAAATTAATTATGTGATTGATTCTGGCTAATGGAATAAGATGTTTTCAACTTCCAGGTCATGTTCTTAAAAGGAAAGGAGGCCAGAAGCCCGGTAcagtggtatgcatctgtagttccagctacacctgaggctgaggcaggaggatcactcgagcctaggagcttgagaccagcctgggcaacatagtgagatcatgtttcttattttaaaaagaaaagaaaaaggaaaagaaaggagccTGCCCTCCTCTTTCCTACTTCCTTTTCCCATAGTGATAGAAGATGGAGCAACTATCTTAGCTGAAAGATAGAAGCTATGTGGTAGAGATGGCatagtaataaaagaaaactttatcCCCAACATCATGGAGTCATCTTCTCAGTCTTGGTTTGTTTATGCTCAGACCATTATAGATGAGAGTAAAATAAACTTCTGTGTTCTGATTTTGACCAAATAAGTATCCCGACTAATACCTCTCTTGAAGCACTTTGAATTCAACCACTATCTTTTGTTTTGATAGCCATTCCTTACGCAGAAAGCACCCTGGATTTCTTGAAAGGAATTTCCCAGCATGTTTTCAGCATGCACTGTCAGAGTTTGATGATAGCATCAAcgtttttgagtttttagtatCATTTTTCACAATCCTTGAAGTCAGAGCTGCAACAAATAGTTCATAACATGGGGTGGATTTCCTCCCTTTCCCTCAGGGCATCCTCACAGAAGGAGAAAGTCTTCGGCTCTAGCACCCATCCAGTAAAGGGCTAGTCTTGTCTTCCCCATCTCTGTCTCTAGCCAGAGATGGCAGGATGCTCCTGGGCACTAGAATCCTTCACATCATTTATAATATGGGAACCTTTCTTTAACCTTTTCCAGACCCCTGAGGGTCTGGAAAATAATAACATTTCCCAAGTTCAAGAAATCAAAACCCGTGACTCTATATCCCagacaaaatggacaaaatactTAGGTCAAAGTTACCAGGTCAGCTTTTATAGGctccttaaaatttatatggttttcttttaaaagacacTAAAAGTTCTCAATTTTTTAATGGTCATTgccatttacaaaataaaaacgaTAGTTGGCTCAATGACAAGGACAGTAAAAGAGTCAGCAGCATCTTGGGCACACTGAGAAAACCCAGTAAACCTCCCACAGAATTCCGTCCTCATAGAAATATTCTGTTCAACATCAACCCTGAATCCCACTCTAGCCAAAAATTCAAATAAGTGCAAAGACATCATGAGCCCATTCCACATGCCAGgtagctttttcttattttagacaGAGAAATGCTAATGTACTTCCTTAAGTAacagcactttttttctttttttttttttttttggtggggagggggtggggagacagagtcttcctctgtcagccaggctgaagtgcagtggcatgatctcagctcactgcaacctctgcctcctgggttcaagtgattctcctgcctcagcctcccgaatagctgggactataggggtgcGTCACagcaccagctaattttttgaatttttagtagagacagggtttcaccatgttggccaggctggtctcgaactcctgacctcaagtgatctgcctgtctcagcctcccaaagtgctgggattacaggtgtgagaaaccatgcccggccagtaacagctttttaaaaatgaagttgtgggctacctcttttttttctttactgtctCTGCCTTGTCTAATAAAAATGACAGAGCATTTTGTTTCATGATTCTCTATCTCCTAAGTGTAGGGTTTCTCATATGCAGAGATCATTATAATTGAAACCATTTATGAACAAAGCATATTAAATGTTACCATGAAAATACTGCAAACCAATGGGTATCACTTTCCTTTAACACTTGAAAAAGCACATAATTCCATGAAgttaaaaagagagacaaaaaggaacgtttttaataatatttcaacCCTTTggctttattagcagtatgacaTAAGAGTTCTAATCCGAAAAACCTATGTTTTCACAAATTGAAATCGAGTAGTAAAAGCCTTTTGTCACATCCTCCAAGGGCTAAAATGTAAAGCATATGACATAGCCCTACATAAAAATGACcttcagtaaaaataataaatcaaatgcTCACTCTCCAAGCAGAACGTCACAAACTGAATACCAGGTAAAAGGAAAGCTGTACATGAAGGCGTTGTGCTTTCGTGGGAAAATGATTGCTCATGCAAGCAGAACCTATTGGAGGAGAGGTAGCCGCCTGGCCAGGCTGGAACTCATAGTCTTTCAGGGGTTCAGCTGGAGGTGAAGACTATCTAAAGAATTCGCCACCAAGAACCATCATTTTCAGTCCTTTCTGATTAAGGACCAAAATAAAAGCTCAGTAGCTActtcattttgataatttttagaaAGCCTCAAATAACAGCTAAGAACTTTCTATAAGGATGCCAGAGGAAAGGGGggaaaatggaaaattacagttgaAATTACATCCTTAAGAGAGCCAGTTAAGCCACTAATATACAAACAGATCTCAAGTCTGCTGTCTGACCCAGAAAACCACAGATGAGGATTCATTTTAGGACTAATTACACAAACATTAAATCACTCAATTTTTCaccctttatatttaaaattttggcattttcctccctttttctttaCACGAACTGAATGACAGTCCCTAACCAAAAGACTTGACCTTGGAAATGAGAAATCATCTAGTATGGGCATGCAAGAGTGTCACTAAACTCTGTATAACCTCAGGCAAGTCATTGCACCTTTCTATTCTGCCATTTCCCCACCAGCAAAAAACAAACCGCACTTCCTACTACCTGTTGCgatgaaaaatgaaatactcTAAGTAAGTCAAGCACCTCAGAGGCTTTCAATGTGTTTTATGACATTCATAGAGTCAGTTTTGAGCATCTGAGAAATAATCTCTTCCATTTAATCTTCTATTCACAATATAGAAAAATGTCCTATACGgtctgttaaaaataataaaggcaaaAAGTTTGACCCTCTCAGGTCATGGAGAATTACTTTCTCTGAAAAGCCCAGTCTTCTAGATTAATATCCAGAAGGAcagggattttgtctgttttgctctgTAACATATTctcagcacctagaacaatgccATATCAAGGCATTCATTAAAtattagatgaatgaatgaataaaggtttagcctgaataaacatggaaatctttttATTCTAGCTATTTTAGGTAGACATCTTAAAATGTATAGTAGCATTCTTCCTTACCATCTTGAGAAAATTATAAGGACATTTTGCAGATGACTAAGGGTCGCCATCGTGCACATTCTGTATTTCAAGGATGCTCTCAGTgtcttttaaaatgctaaaatcaCTCCAGAATCTTTAATGTAATTTTTCAGCTCCTTTatgcatttatcatttttccCATCCTCCTCCACCTTTCTAATAGGTTGTCATTTCTCCCTATTGTGAACAATTGGCTGTTGCTAATTTATTGTGCACGTAAAAGCCAATTAGCCATGTGTCTAAAGTAAGAGTACATGCCTCTGAGGGCCTAAGGCCTTCTCCTAAGACGAAAAAATATGATCCTTAGACTTTGCCACATCTATGTTTGGctccattttttaatgtttcttgatTCTCCACCACGTTCTAGATAGGTAAAAGGCCAGATAGCCAAGTTCCAAATAAGTGTACCCAATCAATTCATGCTGAAATGACATGCTGTGGTACTAAGAGGCACTTGCTCCATGAGACAGGGTATCTGAAAACAATGGCTCCAGATAATGCTGGTTATCTAAGTAAGCAGCTGTTTCAATGCTAGAGTAGGGTTGTCCAAGACAAAGCACCAGGAGTGGAGGGAAGACTGTCTCTCCGTGCTGACTATCCAAGGGAAGAAGCCATTCCAGAGGAGCTGAGGTCGGGGTAAGACACCAAGGCAGGAACTGAGAAAGTCACCAGAATCAGGGGCAAGGTAGAAATCACAACTTGGGAACAAAGCCAAAGCCCAGTCTCCCAACAAGGGACACAAAGGCAAGGCCAGACCTGACTTGACACAGAGTTTCAGGGTCAGGCTGGAGCTCCTTAAATCCTTGGATCCAGAATGGGATCTCCAGGAAGGAGCCAAATGTCTTAGATTGTGGCAAGGCTGAGGAACTCAGCACAGGTTTTACGATAGAAAAAGAAGGGCACAGCATGGCCAACTACCTCCTTCACCATGGCCCAAGGGCATCACAATGGGAAGGATAAGGTGAGGGATACCCCAGAAGCTGTGGAGCTGATCTATGAAGCCCTTCTATGCCCAGCTTCAGCACACGTGCCATGAAAATCTATCAGTCTTGTTAATAGCAAAGGTAGAAAGAGTGGTTCAGGAAGATAAATCTGGAGAAAGAAGCATCTGAGATGCACTGGGGCACGGGAAATAGGAGGCAAAGAGATGACAAGTTATCCAAGAACAATGTGATGAAGGCTCTGACAATTTCCAACTTTgggtaagaaaagagagaaactatCATTTTTTGTGACTTTCTGTGAACCAAGCACAATGCTGGCATTCT is part of the Pan paniscus chromosome 13, NHGRI_mPanPan1-v2.0_pri, whole genome shotgun sequence genome and harbors:
- the LOC117979430 gene encoding ATP synthase F(0) complex subunit C2, mitochondrial-like — protein: MYTCSKFVSTPSLVKSASQLLSHLLPAVVLKRPETLTGENLSSLAVSRPLTSLVPGRSLESSAISRDIDTTAKFIGAGAATVGVAGSGAGIATVFGSLIIGYARNPSLKQQLFSYTILGFTL